The window TTCTGCGGCAGTCACTTACGTCACTAGATAGCGGAAGTTCAGTTAAGGACTCCCCCGCATCGGGATCCCTCCCCGAAGAGAAGCTTCGATAGAGTTGTCCAAACCCTTCTCTAGCTGGGCCATATTTGGGAGCATTGAGAATCGAGCACTCGGCTTCTTCGGCCTTGCGGTAACGCCGTCTCAACAGCTCGTTTAAGACTTCTGTCGTTTTGCGGGCCCGCTAGTGTTCCTGACTCGTCTTTAGGATCCACTTCCAAAAGCGCTACCCAGACACCAGAAGAAACGTCCCTTACCGAGAACTTTCTGGAAACGCGAGATCCACGTGCTTGGAGCACTCCGAAAATCCCTTCCTCGACGTGTTGCGTTCACTCCCGCCCACCACATTCTCTGAAAGAAGTAACCCTTCTCCCCGGTTGTCGACAGCAACGATCGCCAACGTGCAAGAGCCTTTGATAACGGACTCGAAGCCCATCCTAAGTCCCATCTGGCCATCCGGATACGTATGGTTGATTGAACCGATTTCTAATAACACCAGCTCTCCTATCCCTCCTCCCACGGGCGCGTTGACCTCGCTTGAAGACCGACAGTCATAACCCTGCCTTCTTCGCTGCTAAAACACCTCCAACGCCCCTCGGAAGCGCCCTATGAAGACTTTCTTTCAAAAAGAAGAAAAAACCACTGCTTGCCTGGGACGTTTCCTCACGAAGGGAAGATTCCCCTGGACAAGAGCCATCCCCATTCCAAAGCACGGTCTCCTAGAAGATACCCGTCACGCAGACCCGCCCAGAGCGAACCGCACTCATCCCAATAGCGCTCAACCAGTCCATCTACCTGCCCGTACCGAAGGCTTTCCACTAGCTATTCCTCTCCCACGTTCACCCTGCCCGAAAAACGACAGCCGTCCGCTGGCATCCCGCAAACAAATTCGGCGCCCTCCAAGCAATGTTCTATCGATTTATGGCCCAAACCCAACCCGCTCGTCGCTCCTGCTCATTTCCCACTACATTTTTATCTCCGTCCCCGCAGTAGCCGTCCCGCTCTCCTCTACCTCCACCCTCACACCTTAACCTCGTCATCCCAGCCTATCCCACGCCCCGAAACACCCGAGCCTAATTCGCCTTCGCTTCCCTTCTTTTACCGGTCATTCTCCAAACGGGACAGCCACGCCTCCTCCGCCATTCCCATGCTCCTCGACGACTCTTCAGGAACCACGTTTCTCATCCCCGCCACGCCTGCCCCCTGCCGTTCACAAACTCGAACATCGCAAAAGCATCCCTTCACACGACTGAAGGTCCCCGATCAGCAAACCACTCAGGTACTGCAACCTTGCGTCCGGATGACTAGCACAATATGCTCTAATTATCTTCTGCGCCTCCCTGCACTCGCCGGGCCCGTTGAGAGCGTAATCTTTATCAGAATCGCTATTATCGAGATAAAGGTATCCCCCAGGCTTAATTTTTTCTAAGACGTTTCGAACACATGCCTTTCGATTCCACCCATCCACAATCGCCAAATCAAAGTAGCGATCCGGGAATTCATCGACACACGGATAGGTTTCATCGTCCCTAAGAAGTAGCTTCACATTCTTTACCCCGACTTTTTCCAGCCGACCTTTCACTCGCTCGTACCACTTCGGATCGTTTTCGATGGACACCACTTCTCGCGAACGTCTCGCGAGCCACAAGGTCGAGCTCCCCGATCCGAATTCTATGACCCTCCATTCGGGTCTCAATATAGCCTTAATGGCTTCAACGGCCGGGAAAGGCCACCAAGGAAGTTCGGGCCGCTCTCCGAGGACTTTCGACTGAAATAT of the Candidatus Methylacidithermus pantelleriae genome contains:
- a CDS encoding O-methyltransferase, with translation MKRSFKSIITADNHLGGRFHNWDGKFIGWREMARLPENVIYIFQSKVLGERPELPWWPFPAVEAIKAILRPEWRVIEFGSGSSTLWLARRSREVVSIENDPKWYERVKGRLEKVGVKNVKLLLRDDETYPCVDEFPDRYFDLAIVDGWNRKACVRNVLEKIKPGGYLYLDNSDSDKDYALNGPGECREAQKIIRAYCASHPDARLQYLSGLLIGDLQSCEGMLLRCSSL